Genomic segment of Mycolicibacterium psychrotolerans:
GGTCGAGCGATTCGCGGGATGGACAAGCGGTCACCCCGTCGGACCGGTATTCGCGCTACGTCGGCCGAGTCGGCGCGCTTGCCGTTGCCTGCGGGATCGGCGCCGCGTTGGCGGCGATCCCTGCCGTCGCCTCTGCTGCACCGAACGACGGTGAATCCTCCTCCGAGACAACGAGATCAGCCGATCGCGGCGCCTCCCACGAACAGTCCGCCGGACCGGGCTCTACCCGGCGATCAGCGCGTTCCGACAGAGGTGGAGCGGCCACCGAGACCGGTGCGAAAACCTCTGACGAGCGGAGAACAACAGCGTCGAGGAGGCCAAGGCCTGCGCGTGACGATGCCGAGCCAAGAAAGTCTCGGAACGACCGGCCGTCCGTCAACCTCGGCAGAGATCGGAACAACGACGCCGAAGCGACGACCACGGTCAAGACTCTGAGCCCTCCGCCGAGCACACCGTCTGCTCCAGAGGCTCCTGCCGGCGCGCCTTCGATTTTGGCCGAATTGGCCTGGGCGGGCCGACAGATTCGGGGCACTGTCGAGGGAAGAAACCACATCTCCGGCCAACTCGACATCGCTGACGGTGACAGCGATCAGCTCGCGGTCACAGCGACCACGCCGGCACGCGGTCAGATTACCGTCAACTCAGACGACACCTTCGTCTACGACCCGGAAGACGGTTTCACCGGACCGGATCCCTTCACGGTGACCGTATCCGACGCGGGTGACGCTCACGTCCATGGTCTCTTCGGGTTCCTTCGTCCCCGGAGTGGGCACGCCTCCACCGAGATCGTCGACGTCGGCGTTCCTGCCGCGGGCCAGCCGACCTTTGCCGGTGAACCGGTGAAGGCGAAGGCCGCTGTGACCACCGGCGGAATCACGGCCCTGACCGCCGCTGCCGTCACCGTCACCGACAACGTGATCGTTCAAGCCGAATCCATGGCCATTTCTCCCTTGAGCGCCGGCAAGACGTATGACGATCCCGCTGCCGCGGGCGGTAAAGCGAAACTCCTGTCGAGCAACGGCTCCATTTCCACGAGCCTTTCCGTTCCGGCGTTCAGCAGCCTGGTCATCCGCGCCAAGGGAGACCAGTACCGAGGTGCACCGACGATGACGGTTTCGATCGACGGTGTGACTGTATTGACGACCTCGGTGTCATCGACGTCATGGACCGATTACACGGTTGCCGTAGCGAAGCCTGCCGGAACGTACAAGGTGAGCATCGCCTTCACGAACAACAGCTGGGGATGGCGCGGTAACCGGAACCTGCGACTCGATCAGGTGACAGTCATGGCCAGCGGATCCACCGTGCAACCGCCACCGCCAACGACCACGCCGCCGAGTTCGGGGACTCCCAGCTTCTTTCAACAGGCGGATTGGCTCTGGACGAAGATCCCGTCGAACCCCGTGCTGGCAACCAACAGTGCAACGTGGGTGAGCTATCTCTCCGCAGCCGATGCGAACCAGGGTGCCAACCTATACGAGTACGGTGTCACCTTGATTCCTGCGTCGGCGATCACCAGCGGCACTCCGCGTTACGACGTGAAGTTCACGAAACCGTGGGGAAGCGATCCGTTCGGGTCCTACACAGTGCCGATCCCGCTCGGAACGAAGTTGCCAGCTGGCACGGACAGTCACCTTGCGGTACTGGATCCCATATCCGGCAAGGCGTTCGGCTTGTGGCAGGCCAAGTTCGACAGCGCGACCAACACGTGGTCGGCTTCTTGGGGTGGCATCACGGAGCTCAACGGCAACGGCATCGACCAGAAGGGCACCGGCTCCACGGCGACGGAGCTCGCCCGTTACGCCGGCGTTGTCACAGCGGCCGAGTTCAGTGCCGCTATCGCTGCCAATACCGGACTCAACCACGCACTGTTCTTCGCAACCGACATCGCCGGACCTGGATACGTCTATCCTGCAGGCAATTCGGACGGGCAGAACTGGGCCGGTGTGGCAGTCCCCATGCCCGAGGGCTACCGTGTGCAGCTCGACCCGTCGATCAATGTCGACGCCATCCCCGGCATCACGCCCGGCGAGAAGGTAATCGCCAAGACGTTGCAGACTTACGGCGCGTACGCCGGCGACATTGGCGGGGCACGGATGAGCTTCAGCTTCGAGGCGGTGCCCGGCGCGACGTCGTCCAACCCGGGTTCGGTGTGGGTCAACGCCGGGCTCACCTGGGACTACTACGACATGAACCACATCCCGTGGTCCAAGCTGGCGGTGCTCAAAAACTGGAACGGTACTGCGTGACGGCCTGATCACCCACGACGATGGCTCAGCGGAGCGTGAACTCCGCTGAGCCTGACGCTAGGACTCCATCGCGCGCTCCGCGACCGGCAGCCCGGCATGGTTGGCGTGGCAGGCCTTGGGCGGTGACGGCGGCAGGTCCAGCGCCGGGTTGCCGTCGAAGAAGCCGATGGGCTTGAGGTGGAAGCCGGCGTAGGCGCACGGCATCACCGGCCAGTCCTCGGGCCGCACGACGTGGTGGGCGCCTAACGTGTACCAGAGCACGACGTCGGTGTTCTCCAGCGGGGCGTCGTCGGCGATGAACTCCGGCAGGCCCTGCATGTCCGCCGACTGGTACATGTAGTCGCCCGCGGCGAACATCTCCTTCGGGTCGTACCGGGTCACCCACAGGTTGTGCTGCACGAACCGGGCCCGGTCGTAGATGTGGGACCCCTCCTGCACCATCACCGGCACGATGTCCCTGGGCACCAGCTTGTATGCCACCGGGCTGCCCAGTTCGTTGACCTTCGACGGGTTCGTCACCTTCCAGTACCGGCCCGTCGACCAGTTCCAGTCCCGCGCTCCCCCGGCCTCGGATGCCACCAGCGTGTCCTGCACGATCCAGGCGTTACGGTGCGGATTGAGTGCCGAATCCGGCTCGGGAACAGAATCGACCTCGTACACACTGTTGTTCGGCCCGTCGACGCTCATGTCGAGCCGGAAGTTGAAGAAGTGCTGATGATTCGGGCCGTAGATGCCCGGCGCCACCAACTTGCCCCAGCGCGGCGACTCCCCGTCGAGAACCGCCCCGGTCGTCAGCACGCCCGAGAGCTTCACCTCCACCTCGATCGAGGCGTCGTTGTAGAAGTACCAGAAGAAGCCGTACTCGTAGTTGCCGACGGTGCAGATCATCGAGATGACCAGCCGGCGGGATCGCCGCACCTCCACCTCCTCGGTGCGGAAGTCGGTGTGCTTCCAGGAGATCCCGTAGTCCTCCTCGTGCATGCAGATCGCGTTGGGAATGGTCACCGCATTGCCGCTGGAGTCGTTGACCGTGCCGTCGAAGTAGTGGATCTCACCAAGACAGTCACATCCCAGGGTCAGCGGATTGGCCGAGAAGCCCATGCCCACCTCACCCATGTCGAAGACGTTCTTGTTCCAGTGCGTGGGCGACGTGTCGCCGTAGGGCACCACCATCTCCGAGAGCGAGCCCCGGTACAGGATCGGCCGGGTCTGCCCGCGGTCGGTATAGGTCACCTCGTGCAGCGTGACACCCTCGCGCGGGTTGAATCCGATGCGCAGAGACCACTTCTGCCACGTCACGTTCCATCCGTCGACGGTGAAGCTGGGCCCGTCGGGCTGGGTGATCTCGATCGGCTTGACGTCGGGCCGGAACTCGGTGAAGGCCGGCCGGTTGTCGGGGTCGAACATGAACTTCTCGGAGTAGTTGCCCGCCGTCGGCGGCAGCGGCACCACGCCGTGGTCCTCGACGTCGACCACCACCATGGCATCGAGGTCGAAGGTGACGATGAGGCCTTCGACCGGACGGG
This window contains:
- a CDS encoding carbohydrate-binding domain-containing protein, with the protein product MAELAWAGRQIRGTVEGRNHISGQLDIADGDSDQLAVTATTPARGQITVNSDDTFVYDPEDGFTGPDPFTVTVSDAGDAHVHGLFGFLRPRSGHASTEIVDVGVPAAGQPTFAGEPVKAKAAVTTGGITALTAAAVTVTDNVIVQAESMAISPLSAGKTYDDPAAAGGKAKLLSSNGSISTSLSVPAFSSLVIRAKGDQYRGAPTMTVSIDGVTVLTTSVSSTSWTDYTVAVAKPAGTYKVSIAFTNNSWGWRGNRNLRLDQVTVMASGSTVQPPPPTTTPPSSGTPSFFQQADWLWTKIPSNPVLATNSATWVSYLSAADANQGANLYEYGVTLIPASAITSGTPRYDVKFTKPWGSDPFGSYTVPIPLGTKLPAGTDSHLAVLDPISGKAFGLWQAKFDSATNTWSASWGGITELNGNGIDQKGTGSTATELARYAGVVTAAEFSAAIAANTGLNHALFFATDIAGPGYVYPAGNSDGQNWAGVAVPMPEGYRVQLDPSINVDAIPGITPGEKVIAKTLQTYGAYAGDIGGARMSFSFEAVPGATSSNPGSVWVNAGLTWDYYDMNHIPWSKLAVLKNWNGTA
- a CDS encoding primary-amine oxidase, whose protein sequence is MTMEDTRTAGAESAGASGRYPLDPLTGAEIEAAAAVLMASEFATPTLKFVMIYLAEPAKTASLTFAGADGVARCAFVTMYDAAAKMIYEAVVDLDARVIESWTPIPGRFPSYLVEHMTGVEEKVREDPRWQEAMRKRGVTDFSLAMIDPWPAGYYGSQDHYDNSPLICRPLTFMRVAPSEHGYARPVEGLIVTFDLDAMVVVDVEDHGVVPLPPTAGNYSEKFMFDPDNRPAFTEFRPDVKPIEITQPDGPSFTVDGWNVTWQKWSLRIGFNPREGVTLHEVTYTDRGQTRPILYRGSLSEMVVPYGDTSPTHWNKNVFDMGEVGMGFSANPLTLGCDCLGEIHYFDGTVNDSSGNAVTIPNAICMHEEDYGISWKHTDFRTEEVEVRRSRRLVISMICTVGNYEYGFFWYFYNDASIEVEVKLSGVLTTGAVLDGESPRWGKLVAPGIYGPNHQHFFNFRLDMSVDGPNNSVYEVDSVPEPDSALNPHRNAWIVQDTLVASEAGGARDWNWSTGRYWKVTNPSKVNELGSPVAYKLVPRDIVPVMVQEGSHIYDRARFVQHNLWVTRYDPKEMFAAGDYMYQSADMQGLPEFIADDAPLENTDVVLWYTLGAHHVVRPEDWPVMPCAYAGFHLKPIGFFDGNPALDLPPSPPKACHANHAGLPVAERAMES